In Leptodesmis sichuanensis A121, the following are encoded in one genomic region:
- a CDS encoding DUF3318 domain-containing protein, translating into MTSYASSTARAEMTELRRLRGLLPPELQSWVSVEATTAVNPPLITSEEIGKDEVEVLIDMVKWEQLATDQRNLLFWHEVGRIQNDTIPRDGWEMAALAIGLGGAVGELWVQDGLLLVLALALCGVSGWRLWQKNNNEKTVKDLIEADERAIALATRFGYSLPNAYKSLGSALKVLIEQSPKKKLRSRYESRLDALKKSAAKAKARMKEQQPVDEAY; encoded by the coding sequence ATGACCTCCTACGCTTCTTCGACGGCTCGAGCTGAGATGACTGAATTGCGGCGTTTGCGTGGCTTATTGCCACCAGAGTTGCAAAGTTGGGTTTCGGTTGAGGCGACCACTGCCGTCAATCCCCCCTTAATTACCTCAGAAGAAATTGGTAAAGATGAGGTGGAGGTGCTGATTGATATGGTGAAGTGGGAGCAGTTGGCGACAGACCAGCGAAATCTCCTCTTCTGGCACGAAGTGGGCCGCATCCAGAACGACACGATTCCCAGGGATGGTTGGGAAATGGCAGCCCTGGCGATCGGCTTAGGCGGTGCAGTCGGTGAACTCTGGGTGCAGGATGGCCTGTTGCTGGTTCTGGCCCTGGCGCTATGTGGTGTTTCGGGCTGGCGCTTGTGGCAGAAGAATAACAACGAGAAGACCGTAAAGGATTTGATTGAGGCCGACGAACGGGCGATCGCGCTGGCCACTCGATTTGGCTACAGTTTGCCCAATGCCTACAAGAGCCTGGGAAGCGCTCTGAAGGTGCTGATTGAACAATCGCCCAAGAAGAAACTGCGATCCAGATATGAGTCCCGATTAGATGCGCTCAAGAAGAGTGCAGCCAAAGCCAAAGCCCGAATGAAAGAGCAGCAACCTGTTGATGAAGCGTATTAG
- the guaA gene encoding glutamine-hydrolyzing GMP synthase, whose amino-acid sequence MPHLNRQMVVILDFGSQYSELIARRIRETQVYSEVLSYRTTAEQLRQLNPKGIILSGGPSSVYSEGAPHCDPEIWALGIPVLGVCYGMQLMVQQLGGEVEQSERGEYGKASLTIDDPTDLLTNVEDGSTMWMSHGDSVTRLPDGFEILAHTENTPNAAIAHHDKKLYGVQFHPEVVHSVGGQALIRNFVYHICDCEPTWTTAAFVEESIREIRAKVGDKRVLLALSGGVDSSTLAFLLHEAIGDQLTCMFIDQGFMRKLEPERLVKLFREQFHIPVEYVNARERFLKAIAGVTDPEEKRKRIGHEFIRVFEEESRRLGPFDYLAQGTLYPDVIESADTNVDPKTGERVAVKIKSHHNVGGLPKDLCFKLVEPLRKLFKDEVRKVGRSIGLPEEIVNRHPFPGPGLAIRILGEVTDERLDILRDADFIVRQEINRSGTYHDLWQAFAVLLPIRSVGVMGDQRTYAYPIVLRFVSSEDGMTADWARVPYDLLETIANRIVNEVRGVNRVVYDITSKPPGTIEWE is encoded by the coding sequence ATGCCACATCTGAACCGTCAGATGGTCGTCATTCTGGACTTTGGTTCGCAATACTCAGAACTGATTGCCCGCCGCATTCGGGAAACTCAGGTCTACTCGGAAGTACTGTCCTATCGCACCACGGCAGAACAACTGCGACAACTCAATCCCAAAGGCATTATTTTGTCCGGTGGCCCCAGTTCCGTCTACAGCGAGGGTGCGCCTCATTGCGACCCAGAAATCTGGGCACTGGGAATTCCTGTGCTGGGCGTGTGCTATGGCATGCAACTGATGGTGCAGCAACTAGGAGGTGAGGTAGAACAATCCGAACGCGGCGAATATGGTAAAGCTTCCCTCACGATTGACGACCCCACCGATCTGCTGACCAACGTGGAAGACGGCAGCACCATGTGGATGAGCCACGGGGATTCTGTTACCCGCCTTCCCGATGGATTTGAAATTCTGGCTCATACCGAGAATACGCCCAACGCCGCGATCGCCCATCACGACAAAAAGCTGTACGGTGTGCAATTCCACCCGGAAGTGGTGCATTCTGTTGGTGGACAGGCGCTCATCCGCAACTTTGTCTATCACATCTGCGACTGCGAACCCACCTGGACAACCGCCGCCTTTGTAGAAGAATCGATTCGAGAAATCCGCGCCAAAGTCGGCGATAAGCGGGTGCTGCTGGCGTTATCTGGAGGAGTGGATTCTTCCACGCTGGCCTTTCTATTGCATGAGGCGATCGGCGATCAACTTACCTGCATGTTCATTGACCAAGGCTTTATGCGGAAACTGGAACCGGAACGGTTGGTGAAGCTGTTCCGGGAACAATTCCACATTCCTGTAGAGTATGTGAACGCACGGGAGCGATTTCTCAAGGCGATCGCAGGTGTCACCGACCCAGAGGAAAAACGCAAACGCATTGGTCATGAGTTCATTCGTGTCTTCGAGGAAGAATCCCGGCGTCTGGGGCCATTTGATTACCTGGCACAGGGCACGCTGTATCCGGATGTGATTGAATCTGCCGATACCAACGTCGATCCCAAAACGGGAGAACGGGTGGCCGTCAAGATCAAGAGCCATCACAATGTCGGTGGGTTGCCGAAAGACCTCTGCTTCAAGCTAGTTGAGCCTCTACGCAAGCTGTTTAAGGATGAAGTTCGTAAGGTAGGCCGATCGATCGGCCTACCCGAAGAAATCGTCAACCGTCATCCCTTCCCTGGTCCCGGTTTAGCGATTCGTATCCTGGGAGAAGTCACCGATGAACGGTTGGATATTCTGCGGGATGCCGATTTTATTGTACGCCAGGAAATCAACCGCTCTGGAACTTATCATGACCTCTGGCAAGCATTTGCGGTTCTATTACCAATTCGCAGTGTGGGGGTAATGGGTGATCAACGCACTTATGCTTACCCGATCGTCCTGCGCTTTGTCTCCAGTGAAGATGGCATGACCGCAGACTGGGCACGAGTTCCCTACGATTTGCTGGAAACCATCGCCAATCGCATTGTCAATGAAGTGCGCGGCGTGAATCGGGTGGTGTATGACATTACCTCCAAGCCACCGGGAACGATCGAGTGGGAATAG
- the cbiD gene encoding cobalt-precorrin-5B (C(1))-methyltransferase CbiD — MTAPRSGYTLPVFACAAAIAALQRLRSSQPMAAVPVQLLEPAETAEIGIEQVARLSQEQALAITRSDPGDNLDLTRNTPIWALVEWGAVDQQEPIVLVAGEGVGRSQAGELSISRYARRLFLENLQPLLQPEERLQVTIILPEGQELAKRTSNEAFGVVEGLSLLGTSGISQPLSAPGQLQAYRQELRQKRDQFEALVFCVGENGLDLSQRLGVDPDRLIKTANWLGPLLVEAGIQGVKSILLFGYHGKLLKLAGGIFHTHHHVADGRLEILTAHCANAGLPTEEIQKIFACPTAEDGLAYLRGLDDRTGRQWVNTVYGEIAATIDRRSQAYIRTHCDRSVTVGTVLFDRQRHMITTSMIGHNLLKQVCQSR, encoded by the coding sequence ATGACGGCTCCCCGTTCTGGTTACACGCTGCCGGTGTTTGCCTGTGCTGCTGCGATCGCGGCCTTGCAACGACTGCGATCCTCTCAACCCATGGCGGCTGTACCTGTCCAACTTCTGGAGCCTGCCGAAACGGCTGAGATTGGCATTGAGCAGGTGGCTCGACTGAGCCAAGAACAGGCATTAGCGATTACTCGCAGCGATCCCGGAGACAATCTGGATTTGACCCGAAACACCCCCATCTGGGCGCTGGTGGAATGGGGAGCCGTGGATCAGCAAGAACCGATCGTGCTGGTGGCGGGGGAAGGAGTGGGGCGATCGCAGGCTGGAGAACTATCCATTTCTCGCTATGCCAGACGGTTATTTTTGGAAAACCTGCAACCGCTGCTACAACCAGAGGAAAGGTTACAAGTCACGATCATCCTGCCAGAGGGACAAGAACTGGCAAAACGGACATCGAATGAAGCCTTTGGGGTGGTTGAGGGATTGTCTTTACTGGGCACCAGTGGTATTTCTCAACCGTTGAGTGCTCCGGGACAGTTGCAGGCATACCGGCAGGAGTTGCGCCAGAAGCGAGATCAGTTTGAGGCCCTGGTGTTTTGTGTGGGAGAGAACGGACTGGACTTGAGCCAGCGGTTAGGGGTGGATCCCGATCGCTTAATCAAAACTGCAAACTGGTTGGGGCCGTTGCTGGTAGAAGCGGGAATCCAGGGGGTAAAATCAATTCTGCTGTTTGGCTATCACGGCAAGCTGTTGAAGCTGGCAGGTGGCATTTTTCATACCCATCATCATGTAGCAGACGGACGCCTGGAAATTCTAACGGCTCACTGCGCCAACGCAGGTTTGCCAACGGAGGAAATTCAAAAAATCTTTGCCTGTCCAACGGCTGAGGATGGCCTTGCTTACTTACGGGGACTGGACGATCGCACCGGTCGCCAATGGGTAAACACGGTCTATGGGGAGATCGCCGCTACCATTGATCGCCGCTCTCAGGCTTATATTCGGACTCACTGCGATCGCTCTGTGACGGTGGGGACAGTGTTGTTCGATCGCCAGCGACACATGATTACCACCAGCATGATTGGCCATAATTTACTGAAACAGGTTTGTCAGTCGCGTTAG
- a CDS encoding D-glycero-alpha-D-manno-heptose-1,7-bisphosphate 7-phosphatase: protein MAQPAVFMDRDGVLNIEAGYIHQVENLHLIPGVAQAVRQLNDRGIFCCLVSNQSGPARGYYPASHVEALHDRLCRLLQSEAGAHLDALYYCPYLSQPEGGIDPHYTRWSTWRKPNTGMFIAAAWDHDLDISRSFMIGDKATDVDMAHNAGCIGILVQTGFGEQVLSGDYQHHTQPDYIAKDLSDAVDWILQQ, encoded by the coding sequence ATGGCCCAACCTGCTGTTTTCATGGATCGCGATGGTGTGCTCAATATTGAAGCAGGCTACATCCATCAAGTTGAGAACTTGCATTTGATCCCCGGTGTGGCTCAGGCGGTGAGACAGTTGAACGATCGCGGCATTTTCTGCTGTCTGGTGTCCAATCAATCGGGGCCAGCACGGGGCTATTATCCAGCTAGCCATGTGGAAGCATTGCACGATCGACTGTGCCGCCTGTTGCAGTCAGAAGCAGGTGCCCACCTGGATGCCCTGTACTATTGCCCTTACCTGAGCCAACCAGAAGGCGGCATAGACCCGCATTACACCCGCTGGAGTACCTGGCGCAAACCCAATACGGGTATGTTCATTGCTGCAGCCTGGGATCACGATTTAGACATTTCCCGCAGCTTTATGATTGGGGACAAAGCCACCGATGTGGATATGGCTCATAATGCAGGTTGTATTGGCATTCTGGTACAAACGGGTTTTGGGGAGCAGGTGCTCAGCGGCGATTACCAGCACCATACCCAACCTGACTATATTGCCAAAGACTTGTCCGATGCGGTGGACTGGATTTTGCAGCAATGA
- a CDS encoding cobyrinate a,c-diamide synthase: MAIVIAGERSGVGKTTVTLALLAYLRRQGWQIQSFKVGPDYIDPMFHSAVTGRPCRNLDPVLTSEPYIQQCFTTHSQQADGALVEGVMGLFDGAGETIKNEKLKIKNETVLTFGFGSTAHIARLLKIPVVLVVDCSRMSYSVAALVHGYRSFDPSVQLAGVMLNRVGSDRHLELLQSALEPLAIPILGVLRRNDQIEIPDRHLGLVPTAELTHFQTLIDQLADLAEKWFDWEQLLPLVRGGIGRKEGGGGEGEGGEEGIQNPKSKIQNLPSPRPPIPIAIAQDAAFSFYYADNLELLKALGAELIFWSPLKDAELPPGVRGLYLGGGFPEMFAEELSRNQAARMAVYQAIQAGMPTYAECGGLMYLCQSLTDFAGQHFPMVGILPTTAVMEKRLTLGYRCAIAQNSSPLVTPGDILWGHEFHHSHLTPQPQQPLFTLKDPTFHLPHTPCATHHPWSHSQFTIHNSKVFEGWHLPNLHASYIHLHWGDRPDFPQRFLDHCRKFHASLRSR; the protein is encoded by the coding sequence ATGGCGATCGTGATTGCGGGCGAGCGGAGTGGAGTGGGCAAAACGACCGTCACGCTAGCGTTGTTAGCCTACCTCAGGCGGCAAGGATGGCAGATTCAGTCTTTTAAGGTTGGCCCCGATTATATTGATCCCATGTTTCACAGTGCCGTTACGGGTCGTCCCTGTCGCAATCTGGATCCAGTACTGACTTCCGAACCGTACATTCAACAGTGCTTTACTACCCATTCCCAGCAGGCAGATGGTGCTCTGGTAGAAGGGGTGATGGGGCTGTTTGATGGGGCAGGGGAAACAATTAAAAATGAAAAATTAAAAATTAAAAATGAAACAGTTCTAACCTTTGGGTTTGGCAGTACGGCGCATATAGCGCGACTGCTGAAGATTCCAGTGGTGCTGGTGGTGGATTGCAGTCGAATGTCCTATTCAGTGGCGGCACTGGTGCATGGGTATCGCTCGTTTGATCCATCAGTTCAATTGGCGGGAGTGATGCTGAATCGGGTGGGCAGCGATCGCCATCTGGAATTACTGCAATCGGCCCTGGAACCTCTGGCCATTCCGATTCTGGGAGTATTGCGCCGTAATGATCAGATTGAGATTCCCGATCGGCATCTGGGTCTGGTGCCTACGGCTGAACTGACTCATTTCCAGACCTTGATTGACCAACTCGCAGACCTGGCGGAGAAGTGGTTTGATTGGGAACAGTTACTGCCGCTGGTGAGGGGGGGAATAGGGCGCAAGGAGGGGGGAGGTGGGGAAGGTGAGGGAGGTGAGGAAGGCATCCAAAATCCAAAATCCAAAATCCAAAATTTACCTTCCCCCCGACCCCCGATCCCCATCGCGATCGCCCAGGATGCGGCCTTCAGTTTCTACTACGCCGACAATTTAGAGTTATTGAAAGCCTTGGGCGCAGAATTAATCTTCTGGAGTCCATTAAAGGATGCAGAATTGCCGCCAGGAGTCAGGGGCCTGTATCTGGGAGGCGGTTTTCCGGAAATGTTTGCGGAGGAATTGTCTCGTAATCAAGCGGCTCGGATGGCGGTTTACCAAGCAATTCAAGCTGGAATGCCAACCTATGCGGAGTGTGGCGGGTTAATGTATCTGTGCCAGTCTTTAACTGATTTTGCCGGACAGCACTTTCCCATGGTCGGTATTCTGCCCACCACCGCAGTCATGGAAAAGCGGCTAACTCTGGGATATCGGTGCGCGATCGCCCAAAACTCCAGCCCTCTCGTCACTCCGGGAGACATTCTCTGGGGCCACGAATTCCATCACTCTCACCTCACCCCTCAGCCACAACAGCCCCTGTTTACTCTGAAAGACCCCACGTTTCACCTCCCGCACACGCCATGCGCCACGCACCACCCCTGGAGCCATTCACAATTCACAATTCACAATTCAAAAGTGTTTGAAGGCTGGCATTTACCCAACCTGCATGCCTCCTACATTCATCTGCATTGGGGCGATCGTCCTGACTTTCCCCAACGTTTTTTAGACCATTGTCGCAAATTTCACGCCTCTCTACGGTCGCGCTGA
- a CDS encoding M23 family metallopeptidase: MLLRFLSHTQTFVFAGRGLAAIAIFAGFISQSTQQGRVRAIEAQNQVAVGTWIGASFPVENFQAYTSPFGVRQAADGSPGSEYHRGLDMAAPQGSYIRNWWTGKVVEVSDDSACGTSVVVQSGQWEHIYCHMQGRVEKDSRGRYMIDREGGIQVWEGQTVVAGARIGRVGMTGRTTGPHLHWGLKFSGQWVDPALVLRAMYGEQVKRGVVSARP, encoded by the coding sequence ATGTTGCTTCGGTTCCTAAGTCACACACAGACTTTTGTCTTCGCTGGTCGCGGTCTGGCTGCGATCGCCATTTTTGCTGGCTTTATTTCCCAATCTACCCAACAAGGGCGAGTAAGAGCGATAGAAGCTCAAAATCAAGTAGCCGTGGGTACCTGGATTGGGGCTTCCTTCCCAGTTGAAAACTTTCAAGCCTATACCTCTCCTTTTGGTGTACGGCAGGCGGCGGATGGCTCTCCTGGTTCTGAATACCATCGGGGATTGGATATGGCCGCTCCGCAAGGTAGTTATATTCGCAACTGGTGGACAGGCAAGGTCGTTGAAGTTTCCGATGACAGCGCCTGCGGTACCTCCGTTGTTGTGCAATCAGGACAGTGGGAGCATATCTATTGCCACATGCAGGGCCGCGTAGAAAAAGATAGTCGAGGCCGTTACATGATCGATCGGGAGGGTGGCATTCAAGTTTGGGAAGGACAGACCGTGGTTGCCGGGGCACGCATTGGGCGAGTGGGTATGACCGGACGGACTACTGGCCCTCATCTGCACTGGGGCTTGAAATTTTCTGGGCAATGGGTTGATCCAGCATTGGTACTCCGAGCTATGTATGGAGAGCAGGTGAAGCGGGGAGTCGTTTCAGCGCGACCGTAG
- a CDS encoding GFA family protein, with translation MEGKCLCGAITVTTPDKPHVDACHCGMCRRWGGGPALMVVCGSNVQIDGTENVKAYRSSEWAERAFCSECGTHLYYKFLPTGDYFVPAGLFQDGVEFEFTEQIFIDRKPAYYDFANQTVNLTEAEVFAKFAPSGNS, from the coding sequence ATGGAAGGGAAGTGTCTTTGTGGTGCCATCACAGTTACAACACCGGACAAGCCGCATGTAGATGCCTGTCACTGTGGCATGTGTCGGCGCTGGGGAGGTGGCCCTGCTTTAATGGTAGTCTGCGGTTCCAATGTGCAGATCGATGGCACAGAGAACGTCAAAGCTTATCGTTCCTCAGAGTGGGCTGAACGAGCATTCTGTAGTGAATGTGGGACGCATCTTTACTACAAGTTCTTGCCTACAGGAGACTATTTTGTGCCAGCAGGTCTGTTTCAGGATGGGGTGGAGTTTGAGTTCACCGAGCAAATTTTTATCGATCGCAAACCCGCTTACTATGACTTTGCCAATCAAACAGTGAATCTGACAGAAGCAGAAGTATTCGCCAAATTTGCCCCCAGTGGGAATAGTTAG
- the sfsA gene encoding DNA/RNA nuclease SfsA yields the protein MNNHTLCCDRTAMSDYLYQYPPLIEGRWLKRYKRFFVDVELASGEVITAHCPNTGPMTGVSTVGSPVYVSKSDNPNRKLAYTLEMIEVYDNQPTWVGVNTGMPNQITRQALLQKLIPELGEYDDIRLEVPYGQDKKSRIDFLLTGAAQPIYVEVKNTTWAQSDLVLFPDTVTTRGQKHLQELMALLPAAKPVMLYFINRADCPYFAPGDSADPAYGKLFREAIDRGVQILPCRFEVSPVGVCYLGLAELKL from the coding sequence TTGAACAATCACACGCTCTGCTGCGATCGTACCGCTATGTCTGATTACCTGTACCAGTACCCACCTTTGATTGAGGGACGCTGGCTGAAACGCTACAAGCGCTTTTTTGTAGATGTGGAACTCGCGTCCGGTGAAGTGATTACCGCTCACTGTCCCAATACTGGCCCGATGACGGGAGTGTCTACTGTTGGGAGTCCAGTTTATGTGTCCAAAAGTGATAACCCCAACCGCAAGCTGGCCTACACCCTGGAAATGATCGAGGTCTACGACAATCAGCCCACTTGGGTCGGCGTGAATACGGGAATGCCGAATCAGATCACCAGGCAGGCACTCCTGCAAAAGCTAATTCCAGAACTGGGTGAATACGATGATATCCGATTGGAAGTGCCCTACGGTCAGGACAAGAAAAGCCGGATTGATTTCTTACTGACGGGGGCTGCTCAACCCATCTACGTAGAAGTCAAAAATACAACCTGGGCACAGTCGGATCTGGTGCTATTTCCCGATACGGTAACGACTCGCGGCCAGAAGCATTTACAGGAACTGATGGCCCTGCTGCCCGCGGCCAAACCTGTGATGCTGTATTTCATTAATCGGGCCGATTGTCCTTACTTCGCGCCTGGGGACAGTGCTGATCCAGCCTATGGAAAGTTATTTCGAGAGGCGATCGATCGAGGTGTACAAATCCTACCCTGCCGCTTTGAAGTCTCCCCAGTTGGCGTGTGTTACCTTGGTCTGGCGGAACTCAAGCTATAG
- a CDS encoding RluA family pseudouridine synthase, translating to MALQIELWVEDGGDRLDAYLADQLEDISRSRIQKLISQEQVRVNGTVCTSKKAIVQEEDRIQVTIPDAAPLVLEPEPIPLDILYEDDQLLIVNKPAGLVVHPAPGHASGTLVNALLWHCRTATGASTLSGIGGIQRPGIVHRLDKDTTGAIAIAKTDFAHQHLQRQFHDKTARRDYLGVVYGAPKTEQGTIDAPLGRHPVDRQKMAIVPEEKGGRPAVTHWQIKERLGNFTLINFELETGRTHQIRVHAASIGHSIVGDPVYGSGRSIGVNLPGQALHAWRLRLQHPATGEAIEVTAAPPDSFVKLLEALRKRT from the coding sequence TTGGCGTTACAGATTGAGTTGTGGGTGGAGGACGGGGGCGATCGCCTGGATGCTTACCTGGCCGATCAGTTAGAGGATATATCGCGATCGCGCATTCAAAAACTGATCAGTCAGGAACAGGTGCGAGTCAATGGTACGGTCTGCACGTCGAAAAAAGCGATCGTGCAGGAGGAGGATCGCATTCAGGTGACGATTCCCGATGCTGCGCCCCTCGTTCTGGAACCGGAACCCATCCCCCTGGACATTCTCTATGAGGATGATCAACTCCTGATCGTCAACAAGCCAGCGGGATTGGTGGTGCACCCGGCTCCTGGTCATGCCAGTGGGACTTTGGTGAATGCCTTGCTGTGGCACTGCCGCACGGCAACCGGAGCCAGCACTCTGTCCGGGATTGGCGGCATTCAGCGTCCGGGCATCGTCCATCGCCTGGATAAGGATACAACAGGGGCGATCGCCATTGCCAAAACTGATTTTGCCCACCAGCATTTACAGCGGCAATTTCACGACAAAACGGCGCGTCGGGATTACCTGGGAGTAGTTTATGGCGCACCCAAAACGGAACAGGGCACAATTGATGCCCCACTGGGTCGCCATCCCGTGGATCGACAAAAAATGGCGATCGTCCCCGAAGAGAAGGGCGGACGGCCTGCCGTGACCCACTGGCAGATCAAAGAACGGCTGGGCAACTTTACCCTGATCAACTTTGAACTGGAAACCGGACGGACTCACCAGATTCGAGTTCATGCCGCCTCGATCGGCCATTCCATTGTCGGCGATCCGGTTTACGGCTCAGGTCGCTCGATTGGGGTGAATCTTCCCGGTCAAGCCCTCCATGCCTGGCGACTGAGACTGCAACATCCTGCGACGGGAGAAGCGATCGAAGTAACCGCTGCCCCACCAGACTCTTTCGTGAAACTGTTGGAA